A stretch of Eleutherodactylus coqui strain aEleCoq1 chromosome 9, aEleCoq1.hap1, whole genome shotgun sequence DNA encodes these proteins:
- the SOCS6 gene encoding suppressor of cytokine signaling 6: MKKISLKTFRKSFNLNKSKEENDFVMVQQPSITNNFVKDDSLFGSCYGKDLTGCEINSEDEKGGKNRPKSESLMGTLKRRLSAKQKQKGKGSTSVNSVEEDTFSSSSAPITFKDVRSQRPLRSTSLRTHHYSPTPWPLRPTNSEETCIKMEVKVKALVHSTSPSPALNGVRKDFHELQSDNVYQEQSNALKSTESHNGDLHLHINEHVPVVIGLMPQDYIQYTVPLDEGMYPLEGPRTYCLDSSSPMEISAVSSQIGSNGFHEEESQVAPDVVVASDIFVDQAVNGLLHSTNGVLFQNSRVSHNDVPPLSPLLPPVQNSQIQRNFAGLNSTEAHMAENMRCHLNFDPNTAPGVGRVYDSVQSSGPMVVTSLTEELKKLAKQGWYWGPITRWEAEEKLANVPDGSFLVRDSSDDRYLLSLSFRSHSKTLHTRIEHSNGRFSFYEQPDVEGHTSIVDLIEHSIRDSENGAFCYSRSRVPGSATYPVRLTNPVSRFMQVRSLQYLCRFVIRQYTRIDLIQKLPLPNKMKDYLQEKHY; encoded by the coding sequence ATGAAGAAAATCAGTCTGAAAACATTTCGCAAATCTTTTAACTTGAACAAAAGCAAAGAAGAAAATGATTTTGTAATGGTACAGCAGCCTTCAATTACCAATAACTTTGTAAAAGATGACTCTCTATTTGGTAGCTGCTATGGCAAAGACTTGACAGGATGTGAAATCAACAGTGAAGATGAGAAAGGCGGCAAAAATAGGCCAAAAAGTGAGAGCTTGATGGGGACATTAAAAAGACGCCTTTCAGCAAAACAGAAGCAAAAAGGAAAGGGAAGCACATCGGTGAACTCTGTAGAAGAGGACACATTTTCTTCGTCTTCTGCACCTATTACTTTTAAAGATGTGAGATCTCAGAGGCCGTTAAGGTCAACATCACTTCGAACACACCACTACAGTCCAACTCCATGGCCCTTGCGTCCAACAAACTCAGAAGAGACGTGTATAAAAATGGAAGTGAAAGTTAAAGCATTAGTTCATTCCACCAGTCCCAGTCCTGCGCTTAATGGGGTTCGAAAGGACTTTCATGAACTGCAGTCAGATAATGTTTATCAGGAACAAAGTAATGCATTGAAAAGTACAGAATCTCATAATGGGGATCTCCATCTGCATATAAATGAACATGTGCCTGTAGTTATAGGACTTATGCCTCAGGACTATATTCAGTATACTGTGCCTTTAGATGAGGGAATGTATCCTTTGGAAGGACCGCGTACTTACTGTTTGGACAGCTCATCCCCGATGGAAATTTCTGCTGTATCTTCCCAAATAGGAAGTAATGGCTTTCACGAAGAGGAAAGTCAAGTGGCCCCGGATGTAGTAGTGGCTTCAGACATCTTTGTGGACCAGGCTGTGAATGGTCTGCTGCATAGTACCAATGGAGTTCTTTTTCAAAACTCCAGGGTAAGTCACAATGACGTCCCACCACTCTCACCATTGCTACCTCCAGTCCAGAACAGTCAAATCCAAAGGAATTTTGCAGGACTTAATAGCACAGAAGCACACATGGCTGAAAACATGCGATGTCATTTGAATTTCGACCCCAACACTGCTCCTGGTGTGGGCCGAGTCTATGACTCTGTACAAAGCAGTGGACCTATGGTAGTTACCAGTCTTACAGAGGAGCTCAAAAAACTTGCAAAACAAGGTTGGTACTGGGGACCTATCACACGCTgggaagcagaagaaaaattggcTAATGTGCCAGATGGCTCCTTTCTGGTCCGAGACAGTTCTGACGACCGCTATCTTTTAAGCCTAAGTTTTCGCTCTCATAGTAAAACACTTCATACTAGAATTGAACATTCAAATGGTAGATTTAGCTTTTATGAACAACCAGATGTGGAAGGACATACCTCCATAGTTGACCTTATAGAACATTCCATCAGGGACTCTGAAAATGGAGCATTTTGCTACTCCAGGTCTCGAGTTCCAGGATCGGCTACTTATCCAGTTAGACTGACAAACCCCGTGTCCCGGTTCATGCAGGTGCGATCTTTGCAGTACCTGTGTCGTTTTGTGATACGTCAGTACACCCGAATAGACTTGATTCAGAAACTGCCTTTGCCAAACAAAATGAAGGATTATTTACAGGAAAAGCACTACTGA